Proteins from a single region of Streptomyces griseiscabiei:
- a CDS encoding LysR family transcriptional regulator gives MRFDLHRMRLLRELAQRGTVTSVAAALAYSPSAVSQQLAVLEEEIGVRLFEPDGRRIRLTDQAHILVAYTAAVLEQLERAETDILASLDNVVGTIRLATVQTAALALVPVTLTSLAEGHPGLKVQFTQAEPEVALPALLAREFDLVCGENYLDYPTSRSSEMDFDVVAEDPIRVAFLRPPEGREPSEVVLTDFADRPWVLEPEGSPGRDWAMATCRQAGFEPRVAHETSDVLVQARLVASGHAAAFLPDLTWFDREPGFHLRQMAASHVRQIVTTCRAGSHRNPALVAVRDALREAYRQSRPSITDR, from the coding sequence GTGAGGTTCGATCTCCACCGCATGCGGTTGCTCCGAGAGCTGGCGCAGCGCGGCACCGTCACCTCGGTGGCCGCCGCGCTGGCCTACAGCCCGTCGGCCGTCTCCCAGCAACTCGCCGTGCTGGAGGAGGAGATCGGAGTCAGGCTCTTCGAGCCGGACGGGCGGCGCATCAGGCTCACTGATCAAGCGCACATCCTCGTCGCCTACACAGCCGCCGTGCTGGAGCAGTTGGAGCGCGCCGAGACGGACATCCTCGCGTCGCTGGACAACGTCGTGGGCACGATCCGACTCGCCACGGTGCAGACCGCCGCGCTCGCGCTCGTGCCCGTGACGCTGACCTCGCTGGCGGAAGGCCACCCCGGACTGAAGGTCCAGTTCACCCAGGCCGAACCCGAAGTCGCGCTCCCCGCTCTGCTGGCCCGCGAGTTCGATCTGGTCTGCGGCGAGAACTACCTCGACTATCCGACCAGCCGCTCCAGCGAGATGGACTTCGACGTGGTGGCCGAAGATCCCATCCGCGTCGCGTTCCTGCGCCCGCCCGAGGGGCGCGAACCGAGCGAGGTGGTTCTCACCGATTTCGCCGACCGCCCCTGGGTTCTGGAGCCGGAAGGCAGTCCGGGGCGCGACTGGGCCATGGCCACCTGCCGCCAGGCCGGCTTCGAACCAAGAGTGGCGCACGAAACCTCTGACGTACTGGTGCAGGCGCGACTCGTGGCGAGCGGCCACGCGGCGGCGTTCCTGCCGGACCTCACCTGGTTCGACCGCGAACCGGGCTTCCACCTGCGCCAGATGGCCGCCTCCCACGTACGGCAGATCGTCACCACCTGCCGGGCCGGCTCCCACCGCAACCCCGCGCTCGTCGCGGTGCGTGACGCGCTCCGAGAGGCGTACCGGCAGAGCAGGCCGAGCATCACCGATCGCTAG
- a CDS encoding tautomerase family protein: MPLVDVTWYEGRSPEQKEKLARAICEAFVEIGDARPDTVHVIFRDIDPAQWFKSAGLLKEER; encoded by the coding sequence GTGCCGTTGGTGGATGTGACGTGGTACGAGGGGCGCTCGCCCGAGCAGAAGGAGAAGCTCGCGCGCGCGATCTGCGAGGCCTTCGTGGAGATCGGCGACGCGCGCCCGGACACGGTGCACGTGATCTTTCGGGACATCGACCCCGCCCAGTGGTTCAAGTCGGCAGGACTGTTGAAGGAGGAGCGATGA
- a CDS encoding type II 3-dehydroquinate dehydratase: MTHTETAATEDGRRLRLALLNGLNMTNLGRRDRNIYGSIASLQALEDLVTEVGDAVGADVTAFHSNHEGDLVDFVEANPDMDGYLINPGGLWAFGDPTRIALEQTGRPFVEVHFANIFATGHLSTFTRSCDATVMGLRHHGYVGAVVALAASVRTPAGD; the protein is encoded by the coding sequence ATGACCCACACAGAGACCGCGGCCACCGAGGACGGCAGGCGTCTCCGTCTCGCGCTGCTCAACGGCCTGAACATGACCAATCTCGGTCGGCGCGACCGGAACATCTACGGCAGCATCGCCTCCCTCCAGGCCCTTGAGGACCTGGTCACCGAGGTCGGCGACGCCGTCGGCGCCGATGTGACCGCCTTCCACTCCAACCACGAGGGCGACCTCGTCGACTTCGTCGAGGCCAACCCGGACATGGACGGCTACCTCATCAACCCCGGCGGTCTGTGGGCGTTCGGCGATCCCACGCGCATCGCCCTGGAGCAGACCGGCAGGCCGTTCGTCGAGGTGCACTTCGCCAACATCTTCGCGACCGGGCACCTGTCCACGTTCACCCGGTCCTGCGACGCGACCGTGATGGGGCTGCGCCACCACGGCTACGTGGGAGCGGTCGTCGCGCTGGCCGCCTCGGTCCGTACGCCCGCCGGGGACTGA
- a CDS encoding FAD binding domain-containing protein produces the protein MSEPDVGTYRRPDSLSEILTLLDRRPASVLAGGTDLVMMRADGAVDRAHDIVDIKGVPGLRGISLDADGTLVIGAATPLRELAGTTVVPPHAITDGAALVGGWQTRARGTIGGNICRASPAGDTLPGLLAADARLELASTTGTRLVSAHDFFTGPGRTVREPGELLTRIIVPASRGASSYLRFTYRLAMDLAVVGVAAHVEIEHGRCVAARVALGAAAATPVLAPDAADALVGTELDAPSVEAAARLVLDTATPIDDGRGSRAHRRTVLPVLAERAIGIAFERAREGHPR, from the coding sequence ATGTCCGAGCCCGACGTCGGCACCTACCGGCGGCCCGACAGCCTTTCCGAGATCCTGACCCTGCTGGACCGCCGCCCGGCGTCGGTGCTCGCCGGTGGCACCGACCTCGTCATGATGCGTGCCGACGGGGCGGTCGACCGCGCACACGACATCGTCGACATCAAGGGCGTCCCCGGCCTGCGAGGCATCAGTCTCGACGCGGACGGCACGCTCGTCATCGGCGCCGCGACCCCCTTGCGGGAGCTGGCCGGGACGACCGTCGTACCGCCCCACGCGATCACCGACGGGGCGGCGCTCGTCGGCGGCTGGCAGACCCGCGCCCGCGGAACGATCGGAGGCAACATCTGCCGCGCCTCACCGGCGGGCGACACCCTCCCCGGGCTGCTGGCCGCGGACGCCCGGCTGGAGCTCGCCTCCACCACCGGGACACGGCTGGTGTCGGCACACGACTTCTTCACCGGGCCGGGCCGGACGGTCCGCGAACCCGGCGAGCTGCTCACCCGGATCATCGTTCCCGCGTCCCGCGGTGCCTCCTCGTATCTGCGCTTCACCTACCGGCTCGCGATGGACCTGGCCGTCGTCGGCGTGGCCGCCCATGTGGAGATCGAGCACGGACGCTGTGTCGCCGCCCGCGTGGCGCTCGGCGCCGCCGCGGCCACCCCCGTCCTGGCCCCCGACGCCGCCGACGCGCTCGTCGGGACCGAGCTGGACGCGCCCTCCGTCGAGGCCGCCGCCCGGCTGGTGCTCGACACCGCCACCCCCATCGACGACGGCCGAGGCTCACGTGCCCACCGGCGCACCGTGCTACCAGTGCTCGCCGAGCGCGCGATCGGCATCGCGTTCGAGCGTGCGCGAGAAGGACACCCACGATGA
- a CDS encoding serine/threonine-protein kinase, whose amino-acid sequence MGDTRLIQGRYRLLDLIGRGGMGEVWRARDESLGRLVAVKCLKPVNTQPDRSATRVLRERFRREARVAAALQHRGVTVVHDFGESDGVLFLVMELLEGRNLSQLLEDNKHHPPAVPEVVEIAGQVAAALAYTHRQGIVHRDLKPANIMLLTDGTVKICDFGIARLGRDVTFTSRLTGTGIAMGTPHYMSPEQISGGEVDQRSDLYSFGCVLYEIVTGVPPFDLDDAWAVLMGHRDTAPTPPRRHRAEIPDYLDRIILDLLAKEPEERPHDAREVGRRVAEGRAATVMAPGRAPVPTAVSRPALPEAAPGPRMRPEQPPSREPRLPSWTRGMTTGHKATGTGRGGLTPPDASAGLTGEWIARPATGRAEEPVRTERPTPSPELITTLTGRHNAGLSLGRLGRWTEAGEVHRAVAAEREHALGPDHPDTLASRYEVGFTLSRTGRPADALREFAHVARVREHVLGPDHPDTLASRQEMAYVLGQLGRHFEAHQAYTSVLASREHLAGPDHPDTLRCRHNLAFNLSRLGRLEDSYRMASEVAAARARVLGANHPDTLVTRYEVGYALGQLGRWPEALEAYREVAETRAQALGPDHPDTLAARHEVGISLGRLGRSTDALTLYRALVDDRTRVHGPADTETLRARHGLGVNLGRLGRWEEALAESRDVSTLRERVLGPDHPDTLVSRREVAVGLGWLGRWADALTEYRRVADAREHVLGPAHPDALTSRNDEAHCLEQLGRGQEAAELYRWVAALRQSRTTDTP is encoded by the coding sequence ATGGGGGACACCAGGCTGATCCAGGGCCGGTACCGGCTGCTCGATCTCATCGGGCGCGGAGGGATGGGCGAGGTCTGGCGGGCGAGAGACGAGTCGCTGGGGCGGCTGGTCGCGGTCAAGTGCCTCAAGCCCGTCAACACCCAGCCCGACCGGTCCGCCACCCGTGTCCTGCGGGAACGCTTCCGGCGCGAGGCACGCGTCGCGGCCGCCCTCCAGCACCGGGGGGTGACCGTCGTCCATGACTTCGGCGAGTCCGACGGAGTGCTGTTCCTCGTCATGGAGTTACTGGAGGGCCGCAACCTCAGCCAGCTCCTGGAGGACAACAAACACCATCCGCCGGCCGTCCCCGAGGTCGTCGAGATCGCCGGGCAGGTGGCCGCGGCCCTCGCCTACACCCACCGGCAGGGCATCGTGCACCGCGACCTGAAGCCCGCCAACATCATGCTCCTCACCGACGGCACCGTGAAGATCTGCGACTTCGGCATCGCCCGCCTGGGCCGCGACGTCACCTTCACCTCCCGCCTCACCGGCACCGGCATCGCCATGGGCACCCCGCACTACATGTCACCGGAACAGATCAGCGGCGGCGAGGTCGACCAGCGCAGCGACCTCTACTCGTTCGGCTGTGTGCTCTACGAGATCGTCACCGGGGTACCGCCTTTCGACCTCGACGACGCCTGGGCGGTCCTGATGGGCCACCGCGACACCGCGCCCACGCCACCGCGCCGCCACCGTGCCGAGATCCCCGACTACCTCGACCGGATCATCCTGGACCTGCTCGCCAAGGAGCCGGAGGAACGACCGCACGACGCCCGCGAGGTGGGCCGCCGGGTCGCGGAGGGGCGGGCGGCCACCGTCATGGCCCCGGGCCGCGCCCCCGTGCCGACCGCCGTGTCACGCCCCGCCCTCCCCGAAGCCGCCCCGGGTCCTCGGATGCGCCCGGAGCAGCCGCCGTCGCGCGAACCCCGGTTGCCGTCCTGGACCCGGGGCATGACCACCGGCCACAAGGCCACCGGCACCGGACGGGGCGGCCTCACCCCGCCGGACGCCTCCGCCGGGCTCACCGGCGAGTGGATCGCCCGCCCCGCCACCGGCCGCGCCGAAGAGCCCGTACGCACCGAACGGCCCACCCCGTCACCGGAGTTGATCACCACTCTCACCGGGCGGCACAACGCGGGCCTCAGCCTGGGGCGCCTCGGCCGCTGGACGGAGGCCGGGGAGGTGCACCGGGCGGTCGCCGCCGAACGCGAGCACGCCCTCGGCCCGGACCATCCCGACACCCTGGCCAGCCGTTACGAGGTCGGCTTCACCCTCAGCCGTACCGGCCGCCCCGCCGACGCGCTGCGCGAGTTCGCCCATGTCGCCCGCGTCCGCGAGCACGTCCTGGGGCCCGACCATCCCGACACCCTCGCCTCCCGGCAGGAAATGGCGTACGTGCTGGGGCAGTTGGGCCGCCACTTCGAAGCCCACCAGGCCTATACGTCGGTCCTCGCCAGCCGCGAACACCTCGCCGGACCCGACCACCCGGACACCCTGCGCTGCCGCCACAACCTCGCCTTCAACCTCAGCAGGCTCGGCCGGCTTGAGGACTCGTACCGCATGGCCAGCGAGGTCGCCGCCGCCCGCGCCCGCGTCCTCGGCGCCAACCACCCCGACACCCTGGTCACCCGGTACGAAGTCGGCTACGCCCTCGGCCAGTTGGGGCGCTGGCCGGAGGCGCTGGAGGCCTACCGGGAGGTCGCCGAGACCCGGGCCCAGGCCCTCGGGCCCGACCATCCCGACACGCTCGCCGCGCGTCACGAGGTCGGCATCAGCCTCGGGCGGCTCGGCCGCAGCACCGACGCGCTCACCCTCTACCGCGCCCTGGTCGACGACCGCACCCGCGTCCACGGTCCCGCCGACACCGAGACCCTGCGCGCCCGCCACGGCCTCGGTGTCAACCTCGGCCGGCTCGGCCGCTGGGAGGAGGCCCTCGCCGAGTCCCGCGACGTGAGCACCCTGCGCGAGCGCGTCCTCGGCCCGGACCACCCCGACACCCTCGTCAGCCGCCGCGAGGTCGCCGTCGGCCTCGGCTGGCTCGGCCGCTGGGCCGACGCCCTCACCGAGTACCGCCGTGTCGCCGACGCCCGCGAACACGTCCTCGGCCCCGCCCACCCCGACGCCCTCACCAGCCGCAACGACGAGGCCCACTGCCTGGAACAACTCGGCCGGGGCCAGGAGGCGGCCGAGCTGTACCGCTGGGTCGCGGCGCTACGCCAGAGCCGCACCACGGACACACCCTGA
- a CDS encoding type II 3-dehydroquinate dehydratase has protein sequence MDLKTLRTTEQRWEIAVLSGPNTTRQFPPADAFERELRTWGDSLGIAVRHFRSNHEGELLEYVHANAAQVNGFLVNPGGLVRVGESLRHVLKDAGKPAIELHLNQEELRGESIFAPSVTGVFAGPDRHAVLGALVALSLALDDLDFLNPGGTSEINRSHGNPRSLYG, from the coding sequence GTGGACCTGAAGACACTTCGTACGACCGAACAGCGGTGGGAGATCGCCGTCCTGAGCGGCCCCAACACGACCAGGCAGTTCCCGCCCGCCGACGCGTTCGAGCGTGAGCTGCGCACATGGGGCGACAGCCTCGGGATCGCGGTCCGGCACTTCCGGTCCAACCACGAGGGCGAGCTGCTGGAGTACGTCCACGCGAACGCCGCCCAGGTCAACGGGTTCCTCGTGAACCCCGGCGGCCTGGTGCGCGTCGGCGAGTCCCTGCGGCACGTCCTCAAGGACGCCGGGAAGCCCGCCATCGAGCTGCACCTGAACCAGGAGGAGCTCCGCGGCGAGTCGATCTTCGCTCCCAGCGTCACCGGCGTCTTCGCCGGACCCGACCGGCACGCGGTCCTTGGAGCCCTGGTGGCCCTCTCCCTCGCGCTCGACGACCTCGACTTCCTCAACCCCGGGGGAACGAGCGAGATCAACCGCTCGCACGGCAACCCGCGTTCTCTCTACGGCTGA
- a CDS encoding oxygenase MpaB family protein: MDAPGDHGDRSGGTPVAADPGLFGPASVTWQAHGDPVMWIAGIRALYLQALHPRAVRGVMQNSDFRKDAWGRLMRTASFVGTTTYGTTEAAEQAGARVRRIHRLLSATDPATGERYGVDEPGLLLWVHCAEIDSYLHILRRSGYPLTDTAADRYVAEHRVSARLVGLDPAEVPGTVEQLAAYFEKVRPELAAGSEARDVDDFLRRPPTHPLLVPAREALWRRVANLAYASLPPYAHELYGRPGPAPAVVTRRLRRTGTFLRCVPARLRWQLPPKHILRAMSRLGPGSRPAPYKVGR, translated from the coding sequence ATGGATGCCCCAGGTGACCACGGTGACCGCTCCGGCGGCACCCCTGTCGCGGCCGACCCCGGCCTGTTCGGGCCCGCCTCCGTGACCTGGCAGGCACACGGCGACCCGGTGATGTGGATCGCCGGAATCCGCGCGCTGTACCTCCAGGCCCTGCACCCGCGCGCGGTGCGCGGCGTCATGCAGAACTCCGACTTCCGCAAGGACGCCTGGGGCCGGCTGATGCGCACGGCGAGCTTCGTCGGCACCACGACGTACGGCACCACCGAGGCCGCCGAACAGGCGGGCGCCCGCGTCCGGCGGATCCACCGACTGCTCTCGGCGACCGACCCGGCCACCGGCGAGCGGTATGGCGTCGACGAACCCGGCCTGCTGCTGTGGGTGCACTGCGCCGAGATCGACTCCTATCTGCACATCCTGCGCCGCTCCGGCTACCCCCTCACCGACACCGCGGCCGACCGCTATGTCGCCGAACATCGCGTCAGCGCCCGCCTGGTGGGCCTCGACCCTGCCGAAGTGCCGGGAACCGTAGAGCAGTTGGCGGCCTACTTCGAGAAGGTACGGCCCGAACTCGCCGCCGGATCCGAGGCACGGGACGTGGACGACTTCCTGCGCCGCCCGCCCACCCATCCGCTGCTCGTACCGGCACGTGAAGCACTGTGGCGGCGCGTGGCGAACCTGGCGTACGCCTCCCTGCCGCCGTACGCCCACGAGTTGTACGGCAGACCCGGTCCCGCACCGGCCGTGGTCACCCGCCGCCTCCGGCGCACCGGAACCTTCCTGCGCTGTGTTCCCGCCCGTCTGCGCTGGCAACTCCCGCCCAAACACATCCTCCGCGCCATGTCACGGCTCGGCCCCGGCTCCCGCCCGGCACCGTACAAAGTCGGCAGATAG
- a CDS encoding oxidoreductase: MTDFPHLFNPIQVGSYTLKNRIMNTGHAAHFQLGDGTPTDAYAYYVRERAKGGAGVIVTGHTVPVYDGDASLSLATYSDATMGAFTKMVQGCHEFDVPLIAQLGHRGRRLMDHAGFLRREIVAPSPVPTPDYSVPLFMPHELSTGEVEGIVESFGAAADRMRRCEFDGIELAIGMDYLFANFLHPHGNRRDDKYGGNDLRERMRFLREVLAVTRQGIGEDRILGVRLYDDGVDYSMSLADHVELARILEAERLVDYINIWQAITSVPRIGRAHWPSHYFETGAFVHLSEAMKDAGIELPIIGAGRQDSPAFAEQSIADGKLDIVGMAKTLIADPHFPNKARAGRIDDIRTCIACTQSCVGHVDKGLGVGCIYNPVTGREQAWGELEPVDEPKRVVIVGAGPAGMEAARTAAARGHDVVLFERGRRMGGQVNLVMTTPNRGNFEEVILWFERQLPKAGVDVRLGVEADTNAVLAESPDVVLVATGSTPFVPEVIGADLPHVRTAREVLADHTLAGPNVLVFDVGGRAEGATTADHLAAKRHNVRFVTGMETVAPEMPSPARHHLLEALMNSPRVELRTHTSIHEIEEESVTTFNVVTWEPDSVDDIDTVVVAAGGIADDSLYRQLVKQHPEVRAIGDCYQPRDIEIAIVHGHRAGREI, encoded by the coding sequence ATGACGGACTTCCCCCACCTCTTCAACCCCATTCAGGTGGGTTCGTACACCCTGAAGAACCGCATCATGAACACCGGGCACGCCGCCCACTTCCAACTGGGGGACGGCACCCCGACCGACGCGTACGCCTACTACGTTCGGGAACGGGCCAAGGGCGGCGCCGGTGTCATCGTCACCGGGCACACGGTTCCCGTCTACGACGGCGACGCGTCACTCTCGCTGGCCACCTACAGCGACGCGACCATGGGCGCGTTCACCAAGATGGTGCAGGGGTGCCACGAGTTCGACGTCCCTCTCATCGCGCAGCTCGGTCACCGTGGACGTCGGCTCATGGATCACGCGGGATTCCTTCGCCGCGAGATCGTCGCCCCCTCGCCCGTCCCGACCCCCGACTACTCGGTGCCCCTGTTCATGCCCCACGAGCTGTCGACCGGCGAAGTGGAAGGGATCGTCGAGTCGTTCGGCGCCGCCGCGGACCGTATGCGGCGCTGCGAGTTCGACGGGATCGAACTCGCCATCGGCATGGACTACCTGTTCGCGAACTTCCTTCATCCGCACGGCAATCGCCGCGACGACAAGTACGGCGGCAACGACCTGCGGGAACGGATGAGGTTCCTCAGGGAGGTCCTCGCGGTCACGCGCCAAGGCATCGGCGAGGACCGGATCCTCGGCGTCCGGCTCTACGACGACGGTGTGGACTACAGCATGAGTCTCGCCGACCACGTCGAGCTGGCGAGGATCCTCGAAGCGGAGCGGCTCGTCGACTACATCAACATCTGGCAGGCCATCACCTCCGTCCCCCGCATCGGCCGCGCGCACTGGCCCAGCCACTACTTCGAGACCGGGGCCTTCGTCCACCTGTCCGAGGCCATGAAGGACGCCGGCATCGAACTGCCGATCATCGGAGCGGGTCGTCAGGACTCACCCGCCTTCGCGGAGCAGAGCATCGCCGACGGCAAGCTCGACATCGTGGGAATGGCGAAGACCCTCATCGCCGACCCGCACTTCCCGAACAAGGCGCGTGCGGGTCGCATCGACGACATCCGCACCTGTATCGCCTGCACCCAGTCCTGCGTCGGCCATGTCGACAAGGGTCTCGGCGTCGGGTGCATCTACAACCCCGTCACCGGACGGGAGCAGGCGTGGGGAGAGCTGGAACCGGTCGACGAGCCGAAGCGGGTCGTCATCGTCGGCGCCGGACCGGCCGGTATGGAGGCGGCCCGCACCGCTGCGGCGCGGGGACACGACGTGGTCCTGTTCGAACGCGGCCGTCGTATGGGCGGCCAGGTCAATCTCGTGATGACGACGCCGAATCGCGGCAACTTCGAGGAGGTGATCCTCTGGTTCGAACGGCAGCTGCCCAAGGCCGGGGTGGATGTCCGACTCGGCGTCGAGGCCGACACGAACGCCGTCCTGGCCGAGTCTCCCGACGTCGTCCTCGTCGCCACCGGGTCCACGCCCTTCGTTCCTGAGGTGATCGGCGCAGACCTCCCGCACGTGCGCACGGCTCGGGAAGTCCTCGCCGACCACACGCTGGCCGGCCCGAACGTGCTTGTGTTCGACGTCGGTGGCCGGGCGGAAGGGGCCACCACGGCCGACCATCTCGCCGCCAAGCGGCACAACGTCAGGTTCGTGACCGGGATGGAGACCGTGGCCCCCGAGATGCCGTCGCCGGCACGACACCATCTCCTCGAAGCGCTCATGAACAGCCCACGGGTGGAACTGCGGACCCACACCTCGATCCACGAGATCGAAGAGGAGTCGGTCACCACGTTCAATGTCGTCACCTGGGAGCCCGACAGCGTCGACGACATCGACACCGTGGTCGTGGCCGCGGGCGGCATCGCCGACGACTCGCTCTACCGACAGCTGGTGAAGCAGCACCCGGAGGTCCGGGCGATCGGTGACTGCTACCAGCCACGGGACATCGAGATCGCCATCGTCCACGGACACCGGGCCGGTCGCGAGATCTGA
- a CDS encoding amino acid synthesis family protein, giving the protein MTLRIRKILTVREETRSEGGQDADRPLVKAAAIAVLSNPYADRPYSHDLARVTDDNYELGRLLATTAAQTLGLEVEGYGKASLVGADGEIEHGVAHKIGEFGRGVRDAVGGEAWISSVSKRCGPGVQVDVPLAHKDEIWVRSHYDAFTLFVPDAPLADEVAVVVAVSSRGRLNDRVGGMTVEDVKNREKS; this is encoded by the coding sequence ATGACCCTGCGGATCCGCAAGATCCTGACCGTCCGGGAAGAGACCCGGTCCGAGGGCGGCCAGGACGCCGACCGGCCTCTCGTCAAGGCGGCCGCGATCGCCGTACTGAGCAATCCCTACGCGGACCGGCCCTACTCGCACGATCTCGCACGCGTCACGGACGACAACTACGAGCTCGGGCGCCTCCTGGCCACCACCGCCGCCCAGACCCTCGGCCTGGAGGTCGAGGGCTACGGCAAGGCGTCCCTCGTGGGCGCCGACGGGGAGATCGAGCACGGCGTCGCCCACAAGATCGGCGAGTTCGGCCGGGGCGTCCGCGACGCGGTGGGGGGCGAGGCGTGGATCTCCTCGGTCAGCAAGCGCTGCGGCCCCGGCGTACAGGTCGACGTCCCTCTGGCCCACAAGGACGAGATCTGGGTCCGCTCGCACTACGACGCCTTCACCCTGTTCGTGCCCGACGCACCGCTCGCGGACGAGGTGGCCGTCGTCGTCGCCGTCTCCTCCCGCGGCCGGCTCAACGACCGCGTCGGCGGCATGACCGTCGAGGACGTCAAGAACCGGGAGAAATCATGA
- a CDS encoding (2Fe-2S)-binding protein: MTTRMTLRVNGSDHDVAVSPDMLLLDALRYECGLTGAKLGCGTGDCGACTVAVDGEAVNSCLVYVLECAGRSVETVEGVTASGIGAVVVEEFVKADAVQCGFCSPGIVMSVCALLARTEPGAATDEDIKEALAGNLCRCTGYLPILDAVRRASGAPR; the protein is encoded by the coding sequence ATGACCACACGTATGACCCTGCGGGTCAACGGCTCGGACCACGACGTCGCCGTCTCGCCCGACATGCTGCTCCTGGACGCCCTGCGGTACGAGTGCGGCCTGACCGGCGCGAAGCTCGGATGCGGCACCGGCGACTGCGGCGCGTGCACCGTCGCCGTCGACGGCGAAGCGGTCAACAGCTGCCTCGTGTACGTGCTGGAGTGCGCGGGACGCTCGGTGGAGACGGTCGAAGGCGTCACCGCGAGCGGGATCGGCGCGGTCGTCGTCGAGGAGTTCGTGAAGGCCGACGCCGTCCAGTGCGGCTTCTGCAGTCCTGGCATCGTCATGTCGGTCTGTGCGCTGCTCGCCAGAACCGAACCAGGAGCGGCCACCGACGAGGACATCAAGGAAGCCCTCGCCGGCAATCTGTGCCGCTGCACCGGCTACCTGCCGATCCTGGACGCCGTCCGGCGGGCGAGCGGGGCACCGCGATGA
- a CDS encoding amidohydrolase family protein: protein MSTLDIVNLAGAVSGRLGDPLMGIESVRCVAGRITALGVEGDGDADVTLDANGAILAPGLIDTHVHVTFGDWTPRQQTVGWIESYMHGGTTLMMSASEIHVPGRPSDRAGLKGLAIAAQRSWENIRPGGVKVLGGSVIISPSLREEDFAELAAERVGLAKVGFGAFASQSQAAPLVRAAQAAGFIVMNHTGGASVPGSAAVSLDDVIALGCDIVGHANGGTTSLPDEHLKAVFEAPGALQLVQAGNLRSSLLMLEIAKERGELDRILIATDSPTGTGVMPLGMIKTVAEFSSLGGLGATDALALATGNGGRVLRRDEGVIEIGRPADFVLLQPPSGGVAGDALSAIERGDIPGIAGVVIDGEVRALRSRNTPAPARLATQRS from the coding sequence ATGAGCACCCTCGACATCGTCAATCTCGCCGGCGCCGTCAGCGGCCGGCTCGGTGACCCGCTCATGGGGATCGAATCGGTCCGCTGCGTCGCCGGGAGGATCACGGCGCTCGGTGTCGAAGGTGACGGCGACGCCGACGTCACCCTCGACGCCAACGGCGCGATCCTCGCCCCGGGCCTCATCGACACGCATGTGCACGTCACCTTCGGCGACTGGACTCCCCGACAGCAGACCGTCGGCTGGATCGAGAGCTATATGCACGGCGGCACGACCCTGATGATGTCGGCCTCCGAGATCCACGTCCCCGGGCGTCCCAGCGACCGCGCCGGGCTCAAGGGCCTCGCGATCGCGGCGCAGCGGTCGTGGGAGAACATCCGTCCGGGCGGCGTCAAGGTCCTCGGCGGTTCGGTCATCATCAGCCCCTCCCTGAGGGAAGAGGACTTCGCGGAACTGGCCGCCGAGCGGGTCGGGCTGGCGAAGGTGGGATTCGGCGCCTTCGCGTCCCAGTCGCAGGCGGCCCCGCTCGTCCGCGCGGCCCAGGCCGCCGGGTTCATCGTCATGAACCACACGGGCGGCGCGTCCGTGCCCGGGTCCGCGGCCGTCTCGCTCGACGACGTCATCGCGCTCGGCTGCGACATCGTCGGCCATGCGAACGGTGGCACGACCTCCCTCCCCGACGAGCATCTCAAGGCCGTCTTCGAGGCTCCCGGAGCGCTCCAGCTGGTCCAGGCCGGCAACCTGCGCTCCAGCCTGCTGATGCTGGAGATCGCCAAGGAGCGCGGCGAACTCGACCGCATCCTGATCGCCACCGACTCCCCCACCGGCACCGGTGTGATGCCGCTCGGCATGATCAAGACGGTCGCCGAGTTCTCCTCCCTCGGTGGCCTCGGCGCCACGGACGCCCTCGCGCTCGCCACCGGGAACGGCGGCCGGGTGCTCCGCCGCGACGAGGGCGTCATCGAGATCGGCCGCCCCGCCGACTTCGTGCTCCTGCAGCCGCCCAGCGGAGGCGTCGCCGGTGACGCGCTCTCCGCCATCGAACGGGGGGACATCCCCGGCATCGCCGGTGTCGTCATCGACGGCGAGGTCCGGGCGCTGCGGTCCCGCAACACCCCGGCCCCGGCCCGGCTCGCGACCCAACGGTCCTGA